One window from the genome of bacterium encodes:
- the tadA gene encoding Flp pilus assembly complex ATPase component TadA yields the protein MNCEQARTEIIAYLKGELSEDQKTKLEEHLARCPACRHELEGARRLLTWTEAASEQAIVKKVDDIIDNAIKSKASDIHFESQRDNTLRVRYRIDGVMHDIMSIDSAERIGIVTRIKMMADVDTSETRIPQDGRMPWKLGSRDYNIRIAFCPFTLGEGIVMRMLDKRSPLLGLDKIYIYQDHLQTLKDLLHQPMGMFFTSGPTGSGKTTTLYSTLLELNKPEVKIMTIEDPVEIMIPGVNHSQICKKNGFTFATALRSFFRHDPDVIMIGEMRCMEDAAISMEAAISGQMVLSQMHTNDAIGVIQRLRDMGIESYVISAALLGAMNQRLVRRVCPDCKERVLEVNPALKMLKITENDLKSHEVFKGKGCDKCHGTGYRGRAAIYELLVIDRHLREMIGEGAPCDELLQAAISNGFMPIREDARRKVLDGLTTAEESLRVLALTE from the coding sequence ATGAACTGCGAACAGGCCAGAACAGAGATTATCGCTTATCTGAAAGGCGAGCTTTCAGAGGATCAGAAAACAAAGCTCGAGGAGCATCTTGCCAGATGCCCAGCATGCCGGCACGAACTTGAAGGCGCGCGCAGGCTGCTGACTTGGACAGAGGCCGCATCCGAGCAGGCAATAGTGAAGAAAGTCGATGACATCATCGACAATGCAATAAAAAGCAAGGCTTCGGATATTCACTTTGAGTCGCAGAGAGATAACACACTGCGAGTCCGTTATCGAATTGATGGCGTGATGCACGATATAATGTCGATTGATTCGGCTGAGCGCATAGGGATAGTTACGCGGATTAAGATGATGGCTGATGTGGATACGTCCGAGACCAGGATCCCTCAGGATGGCAGGATGCCGTGGAAACTGGGCAGTCGAGATTACAATATACGAATAGCGTTCTGCCCATTTACTCTCGGCGAAGGAATTGTGATGCGGATGCTTGACAAACGTTCGCCCTTACTCGGTCTCGACAAAATCTACATTTATCAAGATCATCTTCAAACACTCAAAGATTTGCTCCATCAGCCGATGGGGATGTTTTTTACATCCGGCCCCACAGGTTCAGGCAAGACCACGACTCTATACTCCACGCTCCTTGAGTTAAATAAACCTGAAGTCAAAATTATGACAATAGAAGACCCTGTTGAGATCATGATACCGGGTGTAAACCATTCTCAAATCTGCAAGAAGAACGGCTTTACTTTTGCCACTGCGCTGAGATCATTTTTCCGGCACGACCCGGATGTCATAATGATCGGCGAGATGCGGTGCATGGAAGACGCCGCTATTTCTATGGAGGCCGCGATATCCGGTCAAATGGTGCTTTCTCAGATGCACACAAACGATGCAATCGGGGTAATTCAGCGTCTTCGCGATATGGGAATAGAAAGTTATGTGATATCTGCAGCCTTACTCGGCGCAATGAACCAGCGGCTTGTTAGGCGAGTGTGTCCTGACTGCAAAGAGCGTGTGCTTGAAGTAAACCCAGCTCTGAAAATGCTCAAGATAACCGAGAACGACCTGAAATCACATGAGGTCTTCAAAGGCAAGGGCTGTGACAAATGCCATGGAACAGGCTACAGAGGCAGAGCGGCGATATATGAACTGCTGGTTATAGACCGTCATCTGCGTGAGATGATTGGCGAAGGCGCACCGTGTGATGAGTTGCTTCAAGCCGCAATATCAAACGGCTTTATGCCCATCAGAGAAGATGCACGGCGTAAAGTGCTCGACGGTCTGACTACTGCCGAAGAGTCTCTTAGAGTGCTGGCTTTGACTGAGTGA
- a CDS encoding right-handed parallel beta-helix repeat-containing protein yields the protein MRICTRIFWGVCILLGICVPAYATNVGGTISANTVWSVANSPYVVTSNVTVNSSVTLTIEPGVSVYFSSGTRLYVNGTINCSGTSADGIYFGSALELNTPSTAAPGDWSGIVIASGISSVLSYCTVAYATNGIYANDSAAPTITNCTSSNNSLYPISVYPDGVYKTSGNSGIGNGSGDVIAVRGGDITTSQTWITQPLSYRVTGDIVVYGVQNDPTQPCVLTLDAGVAVRFNSSCGLDIGRNHYGWWYGALACAGTEGNGVLLSSSSDSPAAGSWQGVRFYAGTRSDLSNMTYTTVEYGGQGTNGGINCYSSNPTISNCTLQYNSSHGIYADDSASPTITGCSLNNNSAYPIYIHPNYVYNTSGNSGIGNGSGDVIAVRGGDITTSQTWIAQPLTYRVIGDIVVYGVQNDSTQPSVLTLDAGAVVRFNSNCGLDIGRDHYGWWYGALACAGTEGNGVLLSSSSDSPAAGSWQGVRFYAGTRSDLSNMTYTTVEYGGQGTNGGINCYSSNPTISNCTLQYNSGYGIYSDDGAVPYIADCVLNSNGSYPISVYCNNIQGRLTGNTGSGNVSGDYIAIRGGSVTTSQSWIPQPLVYRVTGNVNVYGVQNDEAKPSILTLPSGTTVKFNSGCGLYMGREFYGAWY from the coding sequence ATGCGCATCTGCACGCGTATTTTTTGGGGAGTTTGCATTTTACTGGGAATTTGCGTTCCCGCATATGCCACAAACGTCGGCGGAACAATATCTGCAAACACTGTCTGGTCTGTGGCGAACAGTCCATATGTAGTCACATCCAATGTTACAGTAAACTCATCAGTAACACTAACCATAGAGCCTGGTGTGAGTGTCTATTTTTCTAGTGGCACTCGCTTGTACGTCAACGGGACTATCAACTGTTCCGGCACGAGCGCGGACGGCATATATTTCGGTTCTGCACTTGAGTTGAACACACCTTCAACAGCGGCGCCGGGGGACTGGAGTGGTATAGTCATAGCGAGCGGCATATCCAGTGTGTTGAGCTATTGCACAGTCGCGTACGCTACGAACGGTATATATGCCAATGATTCCGCTGCTCCCACGATTACAAACTGCACATCCAGCAATAACAGTCTTTATCCTATATCCGTATATCCCGATGGTGTGTACAAGACCTCCGGCAACTCGGGCATCGGCAATGGTTCCGGTGATGTGATCGCGGTGAGAGGCGGCGATATAACCACCAGCCAGACGTGGATTACCCAGCCTCTTTCATACCGTGTGACCGGAGATATTGTTGTATACGGTGTGCAAAATGACCCCACACAACCCTGTGTGCTCACACTCGATGCCGGGGTCGCCGTCAGGTTCAACTCTAGCTGTGGACTGGATATCGGGCGTAATCATTATGGTTGGTGGTATGGCGCACTTGCCTGTGCAGGCACGGAAGGCAACGGCGTATTGCTCTCATCTTCGTCCGACAGCCCCGCGGCAGGCAGTTGGCAGGGTGTACGTTTTTACGCTGGAACGCGGTCCGACCTTTCCAATATGACCTACACGACAGTCGAATATGGCGGCCAGGGCACCAACGGCGGCATTAACTGTTACAGCTCAAATCCCACTATCAGTAATTGCACACTGCAATATAACAGCAGCCATGGGATATACGCTGATGACAGCGCATCCCCGACAATCACCGGCTGCAGTCTTAACAATAACAGCGCTTATCCAATATATATCCATCCCAACTATGTTTATAATACCTCCGGCAACTCGGGCATCGGCAATGGTTCCGGTGATGTGATCGCGGTGAGAGGCGGCGATATAACCACCAGCCAGACGTGGATTGCCCAGCCTCTTACATACCGTGTGATTGGCGATATTGTTGTATACGGAGTGCAGAATGACTCCACACAGCCCAGCGTGCTCACACTCGATGCGGGAGCAGTTGTAAGGTTCAATTCCAACTGCGGACTGGATATCGGGCGTGATCATTATGGTTGGTGGTATGGCGCACTTGCCTGCGCAGGCACGGAAGGCAACGGCGTATTGCTCTCATCTTCGTCCGACAGTCCCGCGGCAGGCAGTTGGCAGGGTGTACGTTTTTACGCTGGAACGCGGTCCGACCTTTCCAATATGACCTATACCACCGTCGAGTATGGCGGCCAGGGTACCAACGGCGGCATAAACTGTTACAGCTCAAATCCCACTATCAGTAATTGCACACTGCAGTACAACAGTGGATATGGGATCTACTCCGATGACGGTGCTGTTCCTTACATAGCAGATTGTGTTTTGAATTCAAATGGTTCCTATCCGATCAGTGTCTACTGCAATAATATACAAGGCAGACTCACAGGCAATACCGGCAGTGGCAACGTATCTGGCGACTATATAGCAATCCGAGGCGGCAGCGTTACCACCAGCCAGAGCTGGATTCCGCAACCCCTGGTCTATCGCGTGACGGGCAACGTGAATGTATACGGGGTTCAAAATGATGAGGCCAAGCCCAGCATACTCACACTCCCATCCGGGACCACAGTCAAGTTCAACAGCGGCTGCGGGTTATATATGGGAAGAGAATTTTATGGTGCCTGGTAT
- a CDS encoding RNA polymerase sigma factor has translation MEVLTDAELMELVKTGDYCAFDELYNRYAEPIRRFLFQLTWDQDTAEDYLQETFLRLYRARDRYEPTGKFSTFIFQIAKNYYISQRRKAKNRSGEVSLAHQDSLGRKPFENIRANERIEPEVHLMEEYRRFRMRRAITMLPEGQKMVFTLSHFEGLKYIEIAELLEIPVGTVKSRMHAAVNMLRTLLQEEYP, from the coding sequence ATGGAAGTACTGACGGACGCAGAGTTGATGGAACTCGTGAAAACCGGTGACTATTGTGCATTTGATGAACTCTACAACCGGTACGCTGAGCCTATCCGCAGGTTCCTCTTCCAGCTCACGTGGGATCAGGACACAGCGGAGGATTATCTGCAGGAGACTTTCTTAAGGCTATATCGGGCGCGCGACCGGTATGAACCGACGGGCAAATTCTCCACGTTTATCTTCCAGATCGCAAAGAACTATTACATCTCGCAGCGCCGCAAGGCAAAAAACCGTTCCGGAGAGGTATCGCTCGCCCATCAGGACAGCCTGGGAAGAAAACCGTTCGAGAATATCAGGGCAAATGAGCGCATAGAGCCTGAGGTCCATCTTATGGAGGAGTATCGCAGGTTTCGGATGCGCCGGGCTATAACCATGCTGCCCGAGGGTCAGAAGATGGTGTTTACTCTCTCACACTTCGAGGGTCTCAAATATATTGAGATTGCAGAACTGTTAGAGATACCTGTTGGGACGGTGAAGTCAAGAATGCACGCGGCTGTAAATATGCTCAGGACCCTATTACAGGAGGAATACCCATGA
- a CDS encoding tetratricopeptide repeat protein, translated as MKKALIFAALIIIALASAAAADSPSGCAGVIRVFGDRSNWMNMCFVVGDGSWVVTTYDSISENVGKDATHLIHHPIFVSSYTGAAYQCELKSYDKDLNLALLKLPISGLPSVTFAQSSDFAKAARGTLGELMSGDPIGNRWPTQIYGVTREKSGESYKLMVGSWSADKVFVTEIGKYYWAFIIDVNPTESIPDGSIVARGPLVVGMYLNRMVITGGRQDQIFGRCAISTAIVRWLGEHGVDTATLYSPPSATISRGADADAVFQLQASVYTMIGASRPDLAQSIAQSLVKLRPSDAQPHLVLGIALTGLDKYDEAISEFDAAGKIDPKLPMLHINRAFALLGQKKADEAEKELIKAVEEAPDDVRPVAALADFYLADEKNYEKALTYAKKAVTMASDSPSAYLLLARVQKRQKNYQDSVNSIGQALKMASDWPDAWYALGSTYEEAGDYEKAEKSYRTLAEKQPKDPHALLTLASFLVDRGKKDEAMTVIGKIRALNPPKDVLEAVQILENKASKKTTIATINHKLCG; from the coding sequence ATGAAAAAAGCACTCATATTTGCCGCACTTATAATCATTGCTTTGGCATCGGCTGCTGCCGCCGATTCACCTTCCGGCTGCGCGGGTGTTATCCGTGTATTTGGTGATCGGTCGAACTGGATGAATATGTGTTTTGTGGTCGGCGACGGCAGTTGGGTCGTCACTACTTATGATTCGATAAGCGAAAATGTCGGCAAAGATGCCACACATCTGATCCACCATCCGATCTTTGTCAGTTCATATACTGGTGCGGCATATCAGTGCGAACTCAAGTCATATGACAAGGATCTCAACCTTGCCCTGCTCAAACTTCCGATAAGCGGCCTGCCGTCGGTCACTTTTGCGCAATCGAGCGATTTTGCAAAGGCTGCAAGGGGAACACTGGGCGAGCTTATGAGTGGTGACCCCATCGGCAATCGCTGGCCGACACAGATATATGGCGTGACTCGTGAAAAGTCCGGTGAGTCATATAAACTTATGGTTGGCAGTTGGAGCGCAGATAAAGTATTCGTCACCGAGATCGGTAAGTACTATTGGGCATTTATAATTGATGTAAATCCGACTGAGTCTATCCCGGACGGATCGATAGTTGCGCGTGGACCATTGGTAGTGGGCATGTACCTCAACCGGATGGTAATCACCGGCGGCAGGCAAGATCAGATATTCGGCCGGTGCGCAATTTCCACTGCAATTGTGCGCTGGCTCGGCGAGCATGGTGTTGACACTGCCACGCTGTACTCGCCGCCTTCGGCAACAATCAGCCGTGGAGCCGATGCGGATGCTGTCTTTCAATTGCAAGCGAGTGTTTACACCATGATCGGAGCGTCGAGGCCGGACCTCGCGCAGTCTATCGCGCAGTCTCTGGTCAAACTACGCCCGTCCGATGCCCAGCCGCACCTTGTTCTTGGTATAGCGCTCACCGGGCTTGACAAGTATGATGAGGCAATAAGTGAGTTCGACGCAGCAGGCAAGATAGATCCCAAGCTGCCTATGCTGCATATAAACCGCGCTTTTGCCTTACTTGGACAAAAAAAGGCCGATGAGGCCGAAAAGGAATTAATAAAAGCAGTCGAGGAAGCGCCGGATGATGTTCGTCCGGTGGCTGCGCTTGCTGATTTTTATCTAGCGGACGAAAAAAACTACGAGAAGGCTCTGACATATGCAAAGAAGGCTGTCACGATGGCTTCAGACAGCCCGTCTGCATATTTGCTGCTGGCTCGTGTGCAGAAGCGCCAAAAAAACTATCAGGACTCTGTCAACTCCATCGGCCAGGCTCTCAAGATGGCTTCTGACTGGCCGGATGCATGGTATGCTCTCGGTTCGACGTATGAAGAAGCCGGCGATTACGAAAAAGCCGAAAAATCCTACCGCACTCTGGCCGAGAAACAGCCAAAAGACCCTCATGCGCTGCTCACTCTTGCCTCTTTTCTTGTCGACCGCGGCAAGAAGGATGAAGCGATGACTGTAATCGGTAAGATTCGGGCGCTGAATCCCCCCAAGGATGTGCTTGAGGCCGTACAGATTTTAGAAAATAAGGCCAGCAAAAAAACAACAATCGCAACAATAAATCACAAATTATGTGGCTGA
- a CDS encoding sulfide-dependent adenosine diphosphate thiazole synthase, producing MIENISDLEVSRLIMRDYFAMLEDSLESDVIIVGGGPSGLVAGYTLAEQGKKVTIMEKRLSPGGGIWGGGKGFNRVILEPAVSDILREIDVEAKEHDGYLVVSSVLLASALIKKAIESGVTLLNLFAIEDVYFDDNRALAGVVANDTGYKMANLPIDPLTFRSKIVMDSTGHEAVVLNFLAKRGIVQIKGEDTMNAQMGENGVVDGTREVYPGLIVTGMACAQFFGTPRMGPIFGGMLLSGKKAAGIAIKKLADEEVGVN from the coding sequence ATGATCGAAAACATTTCAGACCTGGAAGTATCGCGGCTGATTATGCGCGACTACTTCGCCATGCTCGAAGACTCACTCGAGTCCGACGTGATAATAGTCGGCGGTGGACCGAGCGGCCTTGTCGCAGGCTATACTCTGGCCGAGCAGGGCAAGAAAGTCACCATTATGGAAAAGCGCCTCTCGCCGGGCGGTGGAATCTGGGGAGGCGGCAAGGGCTTCAACAGAGTCATCCTCGAACCGGCAGTCAGCGACATTCTCCGCGAAATCGATGTCGAGGCAAAGGAGCATGACGGCTATCTGGTGGTCTCATCAGTTTTGCTTGCCTCTGCGCTCATTAAAAAGGCAATCGAGAGCGGTGTCACGCTCCTCAATCTCTTTGCGATAGAGGACGTCTATTTTGACGATAACCGTGCTTTGGCCGGAGTCGTGGCAAATGACACCGGCTATAAGATGGCCAATCTTCCAATTGATCCGCTCACATTCAGGAGTAAGATCGTGATGGACAGCACCGGGCATGAAGCGGTAGTCCTCAATTTTCTTGCCAAGCGCGGGATAGTCCAGATCAAGGGTGAGGACACTATGAACGCACAAATGGGTGAAAACGGTGTCGTCGATGGCACTCGTGAAGTCTATCCTGGTCTGATTGTCACCGGCATGGCCTGCGCTCAGTTCTTCGGCACACCTCGCATGGGTCCGATCTTTGGCGGCATGCTGCTCTCGGGCAAGAAGGCAGCCGGTATAGCGATAAAGAAACTGGCTGACGAAGAAGTCGGTGTGAATTAG
- the lpdA gene encoding dihydrolipoyl dehydrogenase, whose translation MINSHANMSRTGSLVLPKLSDLSSLISSKSTLEEIDTSSMVFPGIKEQIMQSSNYDTDIIIIGTGPGGYVAAIRAAQLGARVAVVEKNSVGGTCLNVGCIPTKVLLSSVAVLDHVKHGAEFGVETSEPKLNVSTMMKRKANIVKQLTGGVEGLFRKNKIKLVRGHGRIVDPHTVAVETEKGVETLKAEKIVIATGSVSARLPMAGFEIGKNVWTSNEALEFTEAPKKLLIVGAGAIGLEFGYTFARLGTEVLVVEMMSQILPAADTETANTLQKSLEKAGMKFMLDAGVTRAEDIKGGKRVYIKSNDKEEAMDFDKILVAVGRRAVMDNIGLDEVGIEHDKRKIIVNEHMQTNIPNIYAIGDVIGEPMLAHVGWTEGAVAVEHAMGMNSRMSYKAFPACVYTTPECASVGLTESQARERYKDVRIGKFGFSHNGKAMGIGETEGFVKFIVDGKFGGILGVHIVGPHATDLIAEAVLAINNELTVDEVMATIHSHPTLSEVMQEAAYDAMGRAIHK comes from the coding sequence TTGATAAACAGCCACGCCAATATGTCCCGTACTGGGTCACTTGTGCTCCCCAAACTGAGCGATCTTTCTTCACTCATCTCGAGCAAGTCTACACTAGAGGAAATCGATACATCCAGTATGGTCTTTCCTGGCATTAAGGAGCAGATAATGCAATCATCCAATTACGATACCGACATCATCATAATCGGGACCGGACCAGGCGGATATGTCGCTGCCATTAGAGCTGCACAGCTTGGCGCTCGTGTTGCAGTGGTCGAGAAGAACTCCGTTGGAGGCACATGCCTTAACGTGGGATGCATACCCACCAAGGTGCTGCTCTCCAGCGTGGCTGTTCTGGACCATGTAAAGCACGGTGCCGAGTTCGGCGTTGAAACGTCTGAGCCAAAACTAAACGTTTCGACGATGATGAAGCGCAAAGCAAACATCGTCAAGCAGCTCACAGGCGGTGTCGAAGGCTTGTTCAGAAAGAACAAGATCAAACTTGTGAGGGGTCACGGCAGGATAGTCGATCCACATACTGTAGCAGTAGAGACCGAAAAAGGTGTCGAGACCCTCAAGGCCGAAAAGATTGTAATAGCGACAGGTTCAGTCTCTGCTCGTCTGCCTATGGCAGGCTTCGAGATCGGCAAGAATGTCTGGACCAGCAATGAAGCTCTCGAGTTTACTGAGGCTCCCAAGAAGCTGCTTATAGTGGGCGCCGGAGCTATTGGTCTTGAGTTTGGCTATACGTTTGCTCGATTGGGGACTGAAGTCCTCGTGGTCGAGATGATGAGCCAGATACTTCCCGCAGCCGACACCGAAACCGCCAACACTCTCCAGAAGTCCCTTGAAAAGGCCGGCATGAAGTTTATGCTTGATGCAGGCGTCACTCGCGCGGAGGATATCAAGGGCGGCAAGCGGGTCTATATCAAGTCCAACGACAAAGAAGAGGCCATGGACTTCGATAAGATATTGGTCGCAGTCGGCAGGCGCGCTGTTATGGACAATATCGGCCTGGACGAGGTCGGCATAGAGCACGACAAGCGCAAGATCATAGTCAACGAGCACATGCAGACTAACATACCAAACATCTATGCCATCGGCGATGTAATTGGTGAGCCGATGCTGGCGCATGTAGGCTGGACAGAGGGTGCAGTTGCAGTCGAGCATGCTATGGGCATGAACTCCAGAATGAGCTATAAAGCCTTCCCGGCCTGTGTTTACACTACCCCGGAGTGCGCTTCAGTCGGCCTTACCGAGTCTCAGGCAAGAGAGCGGTATAAGGACGTGCGCATAGGCAAGTTCGGATTCAGCCACAACGGCAAGGCCATGGGTATCGGCGAGACCGAAGGGTTCGTCAAGTTCATAGTAGACGGCAAATTCGGCGGAATCCTGGGCGTGCACATAGTAGGTCCGCATGCCACCGACCTGATTGCCGAAGCAGTTCTTGCAATCAACAATGAACTGACTGTCGATGAAGTCATGGCGACAATCCACTCCCATCCAACCTTGAGTGAAGTCATGCAGGAAGCCGCATATGACGCCATGGGCAGAGCAATCCACAAGTGA
- a CDS encoding DUF4236 domain-containing protein, protein MGFYLRKSLKVGPVRFNLSKSGIGVSAGIKGFRVGTGPRGNYVHMGRGGLYYRKTLSSNHSESRQPQSANVSSPNTTKSIYGQVQTIESASVLQMVDSSASSLLSQLNENRRKINLAPIVGALCGFLFLVMISAGAPAFLLVPTIIFAVIATWASYYNDELNNNTVLFYELEGESELSYEMLHNSFDELARCSGAWHIEAKAAVIDTKRSAGATELVKQHRITIRKTAPPRVKTNIAIPMMPAGKQTLYFCPDRVLVYTQDGIGAVNYTDIYVAVNQINFVLSGFVPSDTRIIGHTWQYVNKDGNPDMRFYPNPQLPIVQYQSFHIKSNSGLNELFYFSRPNAASSLSVVLRQLANANLS, encoded by the coding sequence ATGGGATTCTATTTGCGCAAGAGTCTGAAAGTTGGACCTGTGAGGTTTAACCTTTCAAAATCAGGAATAGGGGTCTCAGCGGGAATAAAGGGATTTAGAGTCGGAACTGGACCCAGAGGAAATTATGTGCATATGGGTCGTGGTGGACTTTATTACAGGAAGACATTATCGAGCAACCATAGTGAAAGCAGACAACCCCAAAGTGCAAATGTATCATCTCCTAACACAACCAAATCAATCTATGGACAGGTGCAAACAATTGAAAGTGCATCAGTCTTGCAAATGGTTGATTCGTCAGCATCATCTCTTCTTTCTCAACTGAACGAAAACAGACGGAAAATTAATCTTGCTCCAATTGTTGGAGCATTATGTGGTTTCTTGTTCCTTGTTATGATTTCTGCGGGTGCGCCTGCTTTTCTGTTAGTCCCAACAATTATTTTTGCTGTTATTGCAACGTGGGCATCTTATTATAATGATGAATTGAACAATAACACCGTCCTGTTTTATGAACTTGAGGGCGAATCAGAGCTATCATATGAAATGCTGCATAATTCGTTCGATGAACTAGCAAGGTGTTCTGGTGCATGGCATATCGAGGCGAAAGCAGCAGTAATAGACACAAAAAGGTCTGCTGGCGCAACTGAATTAGTCAAACAACACAGAATCACTATACGAAAGACAGCACCACCGAGAGTAAAAACAAATATTGCTATACCGATGATGCCAGCTGGAAAACAAACACTTTATTTCTGTCCAGATAGGGTGTTGGTATATACTCAAGATGGGATAGGTGCAGTAAATTACACCGATATTTATGTTGCAGTCAACCAGATTAATTTTGTTTTAAGTGGATTCGTTCCATCTGACACTAGGATAATAGGGCACACATGGCAATATGTAAACAAGGATGGCAATCCAGACATGCGTTTCTATCCCAATCCACAACTTCCGATAGTGCAATATCAGAGTTTTCACATAAAAAGTAATTCTGGGCTAAATGAATTGTTCTATTTCTCAAGACCAAATGCAGCTAGTTCACTCAGTGTAGTTTTGCGTCAGCTTGCAAATGCCAACCTAAGTTGA